The DNA region GGCTCTATCCGATTGTTGGATAGGGTTATTTTTTTTGATGAGGTTGGTCGGAGTGTATTTTTAATGCTATTTTATTTCAATTGATGTGTGTCACATTATAGTGTATGATGCATAGTATGAAGTATAGTGGATGACACACAGTATAATGCAGTGAGGTGGAAGATGAGTAATTTATTGAATTCCTTAACCACGGAGTTAAGACGAGGAACGTTGACTTTAGCGGTTTTAAGTCAGCTGCGAACCCCTCAATATGGCTATTCACTTGTCCAGTTATTGGAGAAAAGTGGTATTACAATTGAGCAGAGTACGTTATATCCCTTACTGCGCCGTTTAGAAAAGCAGGAATTAGTGACGAGCAGCTGGGATACATCTGAAAGCAGACCACGCAGGTATTATGTATTAAGTGAGTATGGGTCAGAAATTTTCCAACAGCTAAAAAAAGAATGGGAAGAGACTTCTCAAGAGCTATCCAGTTTATTGGAAGGGGAGAATAAGGATGAATCTGATTGAAGTTTATATTCATGAGGTAACTCGAAGGTTGCCCGAAAAAAGTCGTAAGGATATTGCACTCGAGTTGAGATCCACGATTGAGGATATGTTGACAGATGAATATTCTGAGAAGGAAATTAAGCAGGTCCTATCGCAGCTTGGAAATCCAGCTATCCTCGCGAGTGGATATCGTGACCAACCGATGCATCTTATCGGACCTTGTTATTTTGATATTTATGTCAACCTGTTAAAATTGATTTTGCCAATCGCAGCCATCGTTTCACTAATTTCATTGATGGCACATAATTTTATTGATAATACCGGAAATGAAACTATATTAATGGTCATCATCAATAGTATTGGCATTGGAATATGGGGGATTATTAGTACGGGCATCCAAGTATTTTTCTGGTTAACATTGGTCTTTGCTATCATTGAACGTGTTGATCATGGGAAAAATCAATCACCATTAACAGCTAGTCTGAAAGAATGGACACCTGAGGATTTGAAAGACATTCCATATATTCCTAAGAAAAAGGCCATTTCGAAGGTTGATGTCTTTGGCGGTTTACTGTGGACGACAATATGGGCAACCGTGTATTTTAAAGCGGCTCATTTAGCTGGTGTTTATGAAAAAGGTAAAAATGGGCTTGAATTTGTGATTCCTACATTCAATCAGGAGATTTTACAATCCTACTGGCCACTAGTGGTACTTGTAATCGGCTTGGAGATTGCAGTTGCCCTCTATAAATGGTTTGCTGCACAATGGACGATAAAGGTAGCTCTATTCAATACAGTCTGGCAATTAGTAGGAACAATAGTATTCATTGTCATTTTTAGAGACCCTGATTTGTTCAACACAGCATTCATAAATTATATGTCTGAATTGTTTAGTATTAACAACGACTTGAGAAACCCGATCATTGGAACAGCAATCGTAATCGTTGTTGTATTTGCAGCCATCGACATTATCCAAGGCTTTCGTAAAGCAAGAATATAACTCGAAAAAAGTGACAGGCAACTGTCATTTTTTTGTAGGAACTTCTTACCATAAAGTCTCTGATAGTTTTTAAGTAGCTATTAAACGTGGTAAACTAGAGGAATGCATAAATGAATTGAATAACAATGGATAGGGGTTTTTTCATTAGATGTTGAACCCTACCTTGTAAGAACACATAAAAGTAGTAATTGTTATGAAAAGAGGGGAAACCTATGAATAAAGAGTCTATATATGGATTAACATTGGAACAGTTAACTGCGTGGCTTGTCGAACATGGGCAGAAAAAGTCTCGAGCATTACTGGTCTGGGATTGGTTATACCGGAAGCGTGTAACAGATTTTTCTGAGATGACGGATTTGAATCAAGAGTGCGTACAATTACTCGATGATCACTTTGCAATCCAAACTCTACAACAGCACATAAAGCAAGAATCTGCGGACGGAACGATTAAGTTTTTATTCAAATTACAGGATGGCAACTTAATCGAAACGGTTATGATGAGACATAAATATGGCTTATCCGTGTGCGTTACAACCCAAGTGGGCTGTAATATTGGTTGCAGTTTTTGTGCGAGCGGGTTATTAGCGAAAAGCCGCGATTTATCCAGTGGTGAAATTGTCGAACAGATTATGAACGTTCAACTTCATCTTGATCTAATGGGCAAGGATGAAAAAGTGAGTCATGTTGTAGTAATGGGCATTGGCGAGCCGTTTGATAATTTTACAAACCTTTTAGATTTCCTAAAGGTAATTATCGACCACAAAGGATTGGCGATTGCCTCTAGAAGAATCACCGTTTCAACAAGTGGACTCGCTGATAAGATTTATGAATTCACCGATACCAAAATGCAAGTAAACTTAGCGATTTCGTTACATGCCCCTAATAATGACCTTCGTACGCGGATAATGAAGATCAACCGTGCGATTCCAATCGAAAAACTGATGAAGTCGATGGAGTATTACGTCGAAAAGACGAATCGGAGAATTACGATTGAGTATATTCTCTTGAAGGATGTAAATGACCATCAAGAAGAAGCTGAACAGCTAGCTGACCTTCTGGGCGTACTTGGACAGCAAGTGTATGTGAACTTAATTCCTTATAATCCAGTGGATGAGCATAGCCAATATCAAAGAAGTGAGCA from Neobacillus sp. FSL H8-0543 includes:
- a CDS encoding PadR family transcriptional regulator; translated protein: MSNLLNSLTTELRRGTLTLAVLSQLRTPQYGYSLVQLLEKSGITIEQSTLYPLLRRLEKQELVTSSWDTSESRPRRYYVLSEYGSEIFQQLKKEWEETSQELSSLLEGENKDESD
- the rlmN gene encoding 23S rRNA (adenine(2503)-C(2))-methyltransferase RlmN, with protein sequence MNKESIYGLTLEQLTAWLVEHGQKKSRALLVWDWLYRKRVTDFSEMTDLNQECVQLLDDHFAIQTLQQHIKQESADGTIKFLFKLQDGNLIETVMMRHKYGLSVCVTTQVGCNIGCSFCASGLLAKSRDLSSGEIVEQIMNVQLHLDLMGKDEKVSHVVVMGIGEPFDNFTNLLDFLKVIIDHKGLAIASRRITVSTSGLADKIYEFTDTKMQVNLAISLHAPNNDLRTRIMKINRAIPIEKLMKSMEYYVEKTNRRITIEYILLKDVNDHQEEAEQLADLLGVLGQQVYVNLIPYNPVDEHSQYQRSEQESVLAFYDTLKKKGINCKIRQEHGTDIDAACGQLRSKQIKKTKAQ